A DNA window from Vigna unguiculata cultivar IT97K-499-35 chromosome 10, ASM411807v1, whole genome shotgun sequence contains the following coding sequences:
- the LOC114166648 gene encoding uncharacterized protein LOC114166648, which yields MASEQEPKLPLTLLVDRERNRVVVAEASGDFTDILFSFLTLPLGTITRLVSNNQGYDEVEEIGCMNNLYQSLENSGDDVFWNPICKKMLLFPRNPCEALCQKLKLNLDGAKPMKYFMCSNRCRKGGDWFLSTFSEATCHCGKLMNKEMKLHGESDEETNNGDGVFVKGQTMYLIFDDLKVLQSSPGNTVHQLLQLGYKSFHRLIKKHLNVGKKEILDLLKQALISNSPLSDLFLENGGPNSVCTFSPKLRPENQGWTNHNPSINLKVTVRKSKKTILYAEAEGDFVDYLFSFLTTPLGSVLNLMDENFSLGSINNLHKSVKHLNPLWLTNPSATPLLNLRVAPQFGLKKQPTKLCEEHTPCYWYGTGVIKNHICYGTGNGVISKDHSLIQHPVAMKHFDPRSSDGTKESALGFVRRPSLFVVWNDLQVTPLVRTSSVSFLQKLNVPLDDLEQHELRIEETEALNLLGASLTCKAALTEGLFYLLKPKKQAKA from the exons ATGGCTTCCGAGCAAGAACCAAAGCTCCCTTTGACTCTTTTGGTGGATAGAGAAAGAAACCGTGTGGTTGTTGCTGAAGCAAGTGGAGACTTCACAGACATTTTGTTCAGTTTTCTCACCCTTCCACTGGGAACTATCACAAGGCTTGTGTCAAACAACCAAGGCTACGATGAAGTAGAAGAGATTGGTTGCATGAACAACTTGTACCAGAGCTTGGAAAATTCTGGTGATGATGTTTTCTGGAACCCCATTTGCAAGAAAATGTTGCTTTTTCCACGCAACCCTTGTGAAGCACTTTGCCAGAAACTGAAGCTGAACTTGGATGGTGCAAAGCCTATGAAGTACTTCATGTGCAGCAACAGGTGCAGAAAGGGTGGTGATTGGTTCTTGAGTACTTTTTCTGAGGCTACATGCCACTGTGGGAAGTTGATGAACAAAGAAATGAAGCTGCATGGAGAATCTGATGAAGAAACTAATAATGGAGATGGTGTTTTTGTTAAGGGCCAAACCATGTACTTGATCTTTGATGATTTAAAGGTGCTGCAAAGCTCTCCTGGTAACACTGTTCATCAACTTCTCCAACTTGGCTACAAAAGCTTTCACAGGTTGATAAAGAAGCACCTTAATGTTGGCAAAAAGGAG attttggacTTGCTAAAGCAAGCATTGATCTCCAATTCTCCACTTAGCGACCTATTCTTAGAAAATGGAGGACCAAACAGTGTGTGCACTTTCTCACCAAAACTTAGACCAGAAAATCAAGGCTGGACAAATCACAATCCCAGCATAAACCTAAAGGTAACAGTgagaaaatcaaagaaaacaatACTCTATGCTGAAGCTGAGGGAGATTTTGTGGATTATCTATTCAGCTTCCTCACAACACCACTAGGATCTGTTCTAAACCTAATGGATGAAAACTTTTCTCTGGGAAGTATCAATAACTTGCACAAAAGTGTGAAGCATCTCAATCCATTATGGCTCACAAATCCTTCAGCCACTCCTTTACTGAACCTAAGGGTGGCTCCTCAATTTGGTTTGAAGAAGCAGCCAACAAAACTTTGTGAAGAACACACTCCCTGCTACTGGTATGGCACAGGAGTGATAAAAAACCATATATGCTATGGCACTGGGAATGGAGTGATTTCAAAGGATCATAGCCTGATACAGCATCCAGTGGCCATGAAGCACTTTGATCCAAGATCTTCTGATGGCACAAAAGAGTCTGCTTTGGGCTTTGTGAGAAGACCATCACTGTTTGTTGTGTGGAATGATCTTCAAGTCACACCATTGGTGAGAACTTCAAGTGTTTCCTTTCTGCAAAAGCTTAATGTTCCATTGGACGACTTGGAGCAGCATGAGCTGAGAATTGAGGAGACAGAG GCACTGAACCTGCTGGGAGCTTCATTGACTTGCAAAGCTGCTTTGACAGAAGGCCTGTTCTATCTCTTGAAGCCAAAGAAACAAGCTAAAGCAtaa